The Bacteroidia bacterium genome includes the window TAAAATGATAAAATAGACGAACATACTTTTGTATATTTAACCCCCCATATAGACCTATCAGCAAAACCGCAAGCTTTACCACTTATACAGGTATGGAATTTTTGGATGCACAGCAGTTAGAACTAGCTAACTTTTTTCGCAGGTTGGACCAAGAAAAAGGGGCAAAACTCATGCTTTCTAATTCAGACCCTAAAAATGAAAATCCCGCCGATAGTTTCTTTGAGAATGCTTTTTTGGGCTACAATATATTCAGAGTGTCTGCCCATAGAGCAATTAACTGCAATGGCACTAAGCGAGGAAAAATCAAAGAAATTTTAGTTACTAACTATTCCTGTCAATCAAAAGTCTTTGCGGTCAATTTTTGATAAGTATTTAATTTTTTTTTGGGCGTGCCCCTTGCTGCGCAAGGGTCGGGGCATTCCGCACGTAGCCCGTAGCACGCCGACCTTGTGGGCATGAGCGCAGCGAATGCCCACAAGGACACGCCCAAAAAATTAAAATTTAACTTACAGAAATTACGCTTCATGCAAAAAAATGGACTTAATAAACAGCTCTGTTTTTAGCATCCGTTTGGAAGTAGCAAATTTCACTCAAAAAAGCTAACCTACGCTCTTCTTTGCCCTATAATACGAATAGATAAACACGCTGCTTATCAACATCGTTGCGCCTATGTAAAAATGTGCGCTCATTCGCTCTGTTTGAGGAAAAAAGAAATAAGCAATAAACATCCCATAAACAGGTTCTAAATTTGTGGTTAAAGTAACTACAAAAGCACTTAGCCGCCGTACTACAAAAACGGAAATACTAAACGCCACAACTGTACAGAAAAAGCTCAAAATCATTAAGTACGCCCAATCTGCCCAAGAAGGTGGAAATATTTGTATTTTTTGATACAAACTCACTAAGCCCAAAAACAAACTCAAAATACAACAAGCAAAAAGCATTTCATAAAAAGAAATGACAAAAGGACTGTAAAGAGGTGATAGCCGCTTGTTGAGAATAGTAAATAAACTTGAAAAAAAAGCACTACAAGCAGACAAAATTAAGCCTAAAACCATACCCATATCCGCTTGTGCTAATATATACACAGCTATCAGCACCCATATACTAATTCCTAACTCTATCCACCGCAAAGATTTTTTATTCATTAAAGGTTCTAATACAGCCGTGAAAAGCGTACCTGTACCAAACCCTGCTAAACATACAGATGCATTCGAAATTTTAATTGAAGCATAAAAAAGTAACCAATGAATGGCTATCAAAAAACCGATCCAAGCCATTTTGAGCATATCGGCTTTTTTCGGAACTGGAAGACAAAAACATGAACGTTTAAACACTAATATTGTACCTACACTAATGGCGGTTATCAAAGTGCGCCACCACATCATTGGAATAGGCGCTAAGTGTATCACCTTGCCCAAAATAGCTGTCAAGCCCCATAACAACACAGCGAAATGAAGCAACAGATAAAATCGCATACAGCTAAATGTCTCAATTTTGAGTTTTCTTGCTCAATTTAGCCACATCTACAGTAAGCGAAAACGTATTCGTAGCACCTGCCACGTTGTAAGACGCAAATCCATAATCAATGTTAAACATAGCAATTTTCAAACCTGCTCCGAAAGAAAAGCCTGAAAGCCCTTTTGCCGTTTCTACGGCTAATTCTCGCCTACGTAAATGATTGTAGCCAAATCGCAGCTGAACAAACTTACCTACATAAAACTCTCCCCCTATAACTACATGTCTGAATATTTTGTCCGCTAGGGAAATCCGCGGTTTAATTTCATTGCCCGAAATGTCATACTTTTTAGGTGCATTTGGATCGATAGCTGCCAAATTGGGCGTTTCTAAGTGAATGAAGTTAAACATAAAACGAAAAGGTAAGTGTCTTAGTCTGTGGCTAAATCCTGCTTGTATTTCAAAAGGAAGTTTTTCTCGCACCCCGCCAGGTACGTAGGGATTGATTTGTAGCCCTAAGTTTCTAATAACTACTGCACCCGTAATGTTTAGACTGTCGTTTTGATACACTCCTGCCCAGTCCGTAGCAAACCCTGTGGAACTATATTGCGCTA containing:
- a CDS encoding DMT family transporter yields the protein MRFYLLLHFAVLLWGLTAILGKVIHLAPIPMMWWRTLITAISVGTILVFKRSCFCLPVPKKADMLKMAWIGFLIAIHWLLFYASIKISNASVCLAGFGTGTLFTAVLEPLMNKKSLRWIELGISIWVLIAVYILAQADMGMVLGLILSACSAFFSSLFTILNKRLSPLYSPFVISFYEMLFACCILSLFLGLVSLYQKIQIFPPSWADWAYLMILSFFCTVVAFSISVFVVRRLSAFVVTLTTNLEPVYGMFIAYFFFPQTERMSAHFYIGATMLISSVFIYSYYRAKKSVG
- the porQ gene encoding type IX secretion system protein PorQ, coding for MIQKWFLLVLCIASWSIKAQVGGRGVFQVLNLVPNARMSALGGYGITLYDNDVNTTYQNPALINSSMKNRLGISYINSFADINYGYTGYAHEFKKIGLVAGGVQYINYGKFIEANEFGEKTGTFTANDVVLSAGTARHYKEKFHFGANLKLIYSGIAQYSSTGFATDWAGVYQNDSLNITGAVVIRNLGLQINPYVPGGVREKLPFEIQAGFSHRLRHLPFRFMFNFIHLETPNLAAIDPNAPKKYDISGNEIKPRISLADKIFRHVVIGGEFYVGKFVQLRFGYNHLRRRELAVETAKGLSGFSFGAGLKIAMFNIDYGFASYNVAGATNTFSLTVDVAKLSKKTQN